From one Phalacrocorax aristotelis unplaced genomic scaffold, bGulAri2.1 scaffold_256, whole genome shotgun sequence genomic stretch:
- the SNRPA gene encoding LOW QUALITY PROTEIN: U1 small nuclear ribonucleoprotein A (The sequence of the model RefSeq protein was modified relative to this genomic sequence to represent the inferred CDS: inserted 3 bases in 3 codons; deleted 1 base in 1 codon; substituted 1 base at 1 genomic stop codon), with protein MAVQDARPNHTIYINNLNEKIKKDELKKSLYAIFSQFGQILDILVXRSLKMRGQAFVIFKEISSATNALRSMQGFPFYDKPMRIQYAKTDSDIIAKMKGTFVERDRKREKRKPKGQDAPAAKKSGAGTGTPAAGGVQGAVPGMPPMNQAPRMMHHMAGQPPYMXSAGMIPPPGMTPGGIPRSHAPQQVMPGQMPPRSQLSENPPNHILFLTNLXEETNELMLSMLSISEFPGFKEVRLVPGRHDIAFVEFDNEVQAGGRPRRPPGFXITQNNAMKISFAKK; from the exons ATGGCGGTGCAGGACGCGCGC CCAAACCACACCATCTACATCAACAACCTCAACGAGAAGATCAAGAAAGATG agCTGAAGAAATCCCTCTACGCCATTTTCTCCCAATTCGGGCAAATCCTGGATATTTTGG TCCGTAGTTTGAAGATGAGGGGTCAAGCCTTCGTCATCTTCAAGGAGATCAGCAGCGCCACCAACGCCCTCCGCTCCATGCAGGGCTTCCCCTTCTACGACAAACCCATG CGGATCCAATACGCCAAGACGGATTCGGATATCATCGCTAAAATGAAAGGAACTTTCGTGGAACGAGACCGTAAACgagaaaaaaggaaacctaAAGGTCAAGACGCGCCAGCGGCGAAGAAAAGCGGAGCCGGGACGGGGacgccggcggcgggcggcgtTCAGGGAGCCGTTCCC GGAATGCCGCCGATGAACCAGGCGCCCCGCATGATGCACCACATGGCGGGGCAACCTCCCTACA CCTCCGCCGGGATGATCCCGCCGCCCGGTATGACTCCGGGGGGGATCCCACGGAGCCATGCCCCCCAGCAGGTGATGCCGGGCCAGATGCCCCCTCGCAG tcagcTCTCGGAGAACCCCCCAAATCACATCCTCTTCCTCACCAACC CTGAGGAGACCAACGAGCTGATGCTCTCCATGCTTTCAATCAGTGA GTTCCCCGGTTTCAAGGAGGTGCGCTTGGTGCCAGGTCGACACGACATCGCCTTCGTGGAATTCGATAACGAGGTGCAGGCGGGGGGCCGCCCGCGACGCCCTCCAGGGTTTTAAATCACCCAAAACAACGCCATGAAAATCTCCTTCGCCAAAAAGTGa